A window of Loxodonta africana isolate mLoxAfr1 chromosome 3, mLoxAfr1.hap2, whole genome shotgun sequence genomic DNA:
ttaaagcacaataaaaattcttaaaaaagacacatttaataaaatatttgtcattaataaaaaaaagagcccTCATGCAAAAAGATATATGcaccccatgttcattgcagcactgtttacagtagcaaaaaaatggaagcaaccaatgtgcccactgacagatgaatggataaataaattatgttatattcgtataatactacacaatgattaagaacaatgaatccatgaaatatctcataacatggaggaatctggaaagcattatgctgagtgaaattaatagttgcaaaaggacaatacTGTATGAgccccactattataagaactcatgaaaaagtttaaacacagaagaaaatattctttgatggtacttgggtggggagagaggaagggggtactcactaattagatagtagacaagaactattttaggtgaagggaaagaccacacacaatacaggggaggtcagcacagctgaatacaaccaaacacttcaaagcccagagtagcagggatggggttctggggaccacagttgcagggaacatctaggtcaattggcataacaaaatgtattaagaaaacgttctgaatcctactttggtgagctgcctctggggccttaaatgccagcaagtggccatctaagatgcatcaattggtctcaacacacctggaacaaaggagaaggaagaacaccaaagacacaaggtaattatgagcccaagagacagaaagggccacataaatcagagactacatcagcctgagaccagaagaactagatggtgcccggctacaacagatgactgccctgacagggaacacaacgaagaatccctgatggagcaggagaacagtgggatgcagaccccaaattctcatgaaatgaCCAGACtgaatgatctgactgagactagaaggaccctggaggggcatggtccccagaccttctgttagtccaagactggaaccattcctgaagccaactcttcagacaggtatagGACTGTACTATAACACAGCAAacgataccggtgaggagtgagcttcttagctcaattagacacgtgagactatgtggcagcaaggcaagaggcaagatgagaaggcagaaggggacaggagctggttgaatggacatgaggaatacagggtggagaggaggagtatgctgtctcattaggggtacaTAGCAAAGTGGGTATaagttttatatgagagactgacttgatttgtaaacttttaaactttttaaagcatagtaaataaaaaagaaagaaaaaaaacaccaaagTATAAGAAGTGTGGTTATTCGATTAAACCCTGTTGCCTTGTGGAGTGAAGAGCACAGTGTCTAGGCTTGGCTGGGTCCATTTTCAGCAGCTGGAAGGACACTTACGTATGGATGATGCCCAGCTTGTCTCCCCATGAGCCCACATGCACTTCCACGATGCAACTAAAGGGTTCTCAGAGCAGGCCTGCAAACTGGCGTGTCCTTGCTTATGTTCCGGCATTACAAGATGCCAGGCTGAGAACGTTGAGGAAACGCGGAGACCAGCCCAGCAGAAATCCAGATGGCTGTGTTCCTCATTCTGTTATTTTGGCATTTTAATTTCTCTGTCAGGGTATTTGTGCAGTCGTGGCAGGGTGGTTTGCAGAACAGAGGGGCTTGCTAGTGGGGCACAATGTGGGGTGGCTGCTGAAAGGTGAGGGGCAGATATGTTGCAGAACCTTTTTCCCAGGTGAAGGTTTCTAAGGGTGTGAAAGCAGTTTGCTCTGGTATCCTATCTGTGAAATTCCTCTTTCTCCGGGGAAGTTTCTTGATCTTGCATGTTCTCTGCATGTTGCTAGAATTCCACCTTAAAACAAGCCACGTGTACTTGTGGCCAACATCCCCGCTCCGAAAAGCTTTGCCTAAGAGATGACACACTGCAGTTGGAGCCTGCTCACCCACATCTGGAAGCCACATGTCAGGGGCAGCCGTACAAAACGGCCAGCCCAGAAAACCCAGACTGACATATCTTGCCAGAAGCCAGGCAGCATGGACCTCACTCTTCTGTGGGTGCTTCTGCCACTGGTTACTGTGGCCTGGGGCCAGTACGGCGACTACGGGTACTCCTACCAGCAGTACCACGATTACAGTGACGACGGATGGGTGAATCTGAATCGGCAGGGCTTCAGCTACCAGTGTCCCCATGGGCAGGTGGTGGTGGCCGTGAGGAGCATCTTTAGCAAGAAGGAAGGTTCTGACAGACAGTGGAACTACGCCTGCATGCCCACGCCCCAGAGCCTCGGGGAGCCTTCCGAGTGCTGGTGGGAGGAGATCAACAGGGCTGGGATGGAATGGTAAGGGGTAGCCCTCTGGGCTGGGGTGGGGACACTTCTGCACAGCCCACCCCTGTGGGCTGCTTGACCCCGGGTAATAGCAGTGCCCAAAATCTGGGCAAGTCCTACCAGGAGCCTTACCAAGTTACCATGCAAAGCTACCGTGCATGCTGTGGGTGGGGCAGGGCTGCTGCCAGTGGGCCCTGCTATAGGAGAAACCCCAGGATGGGGTGTCCAGGGCAGAAGGACTCCTTTGTGCTTTGTTCCTTCTAGAAGCAGCCCTACTCTTAAGTTTGGTCTGGAGACTGGGATGAGTCTGTAAAATGTTTATCATCCTGCAACAAGATAGGTACAAAACTTAAAAGTGTTCCAAAACTTCTATAGCCATTTAGCAGGTGacatgtctttgttatctagtgctgttgtaacagaaataccacaagtaggtggctttaaagaataaaaatttattttcccacagttcaggaggctagaagcctggattcagggcaccagctctatgggaaggctctctctctgtcagctctgggggaaggtccttgtctcttcagcttcggTAGCCCCAGTATTCTCTGGTTTCCTGGTGACCTTCATGGGGCATCTATCCCCCTCCCTCTTTGTgctctcatctgtgaaatctgctctttttataaatcAGAAATGATTGGGTTAGGACACACCTTGGATTGGTACGGCTTCATTAaaataacaaggaaaaccctattcccaacaggattatatccacgatagggatttttttttatatagagattaggattccaacacgttTTCGGGGAGGaaaacaattcaatctgtaacaatatCCAAATGACATTTTAGTTTTGTAGTAACTTACTTTTACTGTTTTATAAAAGTATTGGTCTGCAAAAGTTTGAGAAAAATAAGCAACTGGTCCCACACCACAAAGAGTCGGAGAAATAAATAAAGCAAGGGAATGGAGGAGAGAGGACAAAGAAAATAGGCAAGAAACTTGAAATTAAGTAACTCTCTGCTCCCTGTATTAAATGTGCTCGCTCAGTTGTGAAGGTCCTTATCTCTGTCTGTATTTAAAAAGGGTTCCAGTGCTGGAAAATAGTGTACTAAAGGCTTTTGTAGCCGGGCGTGGCCCTCACCTAGCTGAGCTCGGCCCTGGTCAACCACATAGCCAGGTCCAAGCCCAGTGCCATGTCAGGAGCCTGTCCCGGCAGCTACTGACTGCCAGGCTATTGGGACTTACATTTGAGACTCTTCATTAATCTGCTTTGACAttgggtgtggggggggggtcaAGTTAGCTGATTGAGATCTGTCTTGCCCTTCCAAGGAACGGGCcaaaccaccagttgccatggagtcaattctaactgatggcgtccccatgtgtgtcagacaagaactgtgttccacagggttttcaatggctgagtttttggaagtaaccctttcttccgaggtgcctctgggtggattcaaacctccaacctttcagttagcggtcagccttaaatgtttgcaccatccagggactaaaCAGGGCaggccaaacccgttgccatcgagttgattccgactcaaagcgaccctgtaggacagagtagaactgcgcccatagagtttccaaggagcgcctggcggatttgaacagcgtagcacttaaccactatgccaccagggtttccacagggcaAGCAGGACCTGGTTTTTCACAGCACCTGGGTAGGGCCAGGCCCCTGGGTGGCGTTATGCGGTGGGTGTAGAGGCCGGCCCTGGGGGAGGCAGGCCCAGCAGGCAGGTTGCGCGTGGTGTCTGTGAAGGGGGCTCTAGTGCGATTCCAGCAGGCACTTGGTGGAGAGGGGGAACGGGTCACCGTAAGGCATAAAACCTACGGGGTCGCTCTGTTACCAGACACAACAATGGTAAGTCCAAAGAAAAAGACACTAGGAGTGGAGGGATCCAGGCAGCAGAGGAGACCTCCGAGGAAAAAAACAGCGACCGTTTGTGGAGTGCTTACCCCAAGCAGGCACCATGTTAAGTGCGTGCGTTATATCAGGTAATGCTCAGAACAAATCTAGAAGTCAGTGATAAGTGGACAAACTGCAGCCTAGTGATCAGGTATTTTCTCAGCCAGAGCGTCTAGAGCCGATTATTTGGGTGCAGCAAGTCTTACCTCCCAAGCGTCTGTGCTGCTTAGGAGCCGGCTGCCTCGGCCGCCTGAGCTCTGAACCATGGCGGTTTCTCTGTCAGCAGAACAGGCCGCAGTGCTGGTCGGAGGCTCCCGGCCCTGGGAGAGGGTGCGGCTTGGTGAGGTCGCTGCAGGGGTGGGGCCAGAGTGGTTACTACCGTCGGGGGGTGGGAAGAGGGGCCGCGGGGTGGCTGCACGTGGGGGGCCGGGGCTGCCCAGTTGCTTAGACCTTTATTGGGCCCTCATCTGCCCCCAGTGTTTGTGGTGAGTGGATTGAATTATGCAAAACCCCTTCTGACAGATGGCTGCCTGCCTCAGAGTGTGGGGCGCCGATGACTGTGTGGAACGAGACGGAGCTGGAATTTTCTAGGGAGGCAAAGCTGTAGAGTAGTGGAAAGAACTCTGGTCTTGTGACCAGGTAATCTGGATCCACTCACACCTTCTTTCCATGAGCCTTAGCTCTGCGGCCGTGGGCAGCGATGCTCACCTCACAAGCTGTTAGGGGCTGTGACTGTGTTGCCTGAATCCGTGTAAGTGAAAACAGCTGCCACATCGTAAGCAGTCAGTAAAGGCTTTTAGTGAGTCTGGGATTGGAGGAGGCCAGTTTGGGGCCAGCCAGCTCTAAGTCAAGTCTGAATTAAGACAAAGGCTGCtctgtttattgtttttttttttcctgggcttCAAAGGATCCTAGAAGACATTTTAAAATGGCAGCTTTTATTAGAGCTGGCTATTTGAATTTATGAATTCACCAAAGGCAAGCCACTAGACTGAGAACAGGAGGCAGGAGAACTGTCCCACCAAGCTATGCTAGCATCAAGGTCAATCTGAAGCTGGATATGTTGGGCAGGAAGCCTGACTGCAATTAAGAGCAGGGCTCTGTATAGCTCAGAGCAGGCCCTCCTGATCCATGGTTCTTAGTCTTCATTATACACACACCTGCCTGCTCAGAAAGGCCTACCCAGACCAcagctctaaaccagcatcctcACTCGACCTGCTTTATGCTTCCTTCAGTGCACTTGCCATTACCTGTTTATAGTTGTTTAACGTTTGTCTTTCACATCAAATGTAAGCTTCCTGAAGGTAGGGGCTTTGTCTCACTCACCACTGTATCCCCACTGCCTAGAAGAGTGCTTGGTatatagtaaacaaacaaacaaacaaacacaacaaaaaacccactgctgttgacttACAGTGTCCCCATGTGttcggagtagaactgagctctacaGGATTTTCTTGACGATGCTCTTTACTGAGAAAGCCTGTAGgcggcacaaactgttaagtgctcaactactaaccaaaaggctggttgttcaaacccacccagaggtgccttggaaaaaaggtctggcaatctgcttctgaaagatcacagccttgaaaatgggTTTGTGGCATTTACCTAGATAGCCTTTTCACATTTCCTGGGTTATCTCTAAATTGTAATGCAGACACACTGGGCTGACACACTTGGTTCCCTCAGGATGAATTATTAGACGTCCATTTTCCCAATAACCCTCATGTCTATATAAGCTTACAAAATAGAATATTGAACTCTTCATTTTCAAAAGTCACAGCCTGCAgcatatggggtcgctaggagtcggagtcAGCTCAGCAGCAACCGATacggtttttggtttaatctttacagaagcaggttgccaggcctttcttttacagTACCACTGGCTGGTCTTGAACCAACAAAATTTTCTTCTGTGGCCAATtgcaaattgtttgtgccacccaggggcctttgGTACATAGTCCAAAAACACGGGGTAACGAgtattgctgtcaggtcaattccgactcatagtgaccctataggacagagtagtgtttctaaggagtggctggtggattcaaactgccaacctttttggttagcagccaatgtgCTACCAGGCCCCTTGGCATATAATAGGCccccaataaatatttaatgaaaaaataagtCAGACTTATAAGTTAGTGCTTCAgtcagttcaaatcccagcccatGTCCCTACTTCCATCAACAGTTAGCCTACAGGTTTCCCATGGGGTAAGCCATTTTGTCTACATCTTTGACTCTCAGTACCCGGTGCCTATCATGTGGGGCTGACCTTCACTGACTACATCTCATTTTGGTTTGTGGCATTTACCTAAATAGCCTTTTCACATTTCCTGAGTATCTCTAAATTGTAATGCAGACACACTGGGCTGACACACTTGGTTCCCTCAGGATGAATTCTTTATTAGACGTCCATTTTTCCAATAACCCTCATGTCTATATAAGCTTACAAAATAGAATATTGAACTCTTCATTTTCAAAAGTcacaaggattaaatgaaacatGGTACTCTGGTTTGGATACtgggacagaaaaaggacattagtggaaaaactggtgaaatccaaataaaCTCTGGAGTATAGAATTGTATCAACGTTAGTTTCTTAGTTTTCAAAACACGCCATGGTTATTTGAGACAACATCGAGGAAGCAGGGTGAACAGTATACACGAATCCTGTGTACTACCTTAGGGTCCctctgagctggaatcgactcgatggcaacaggtactgGCATGTACTATCTCTACAgttcttttttaaatcaaaaattatttcaaaataaaaagttaaaaaaaaaaaagctaagaatgCAACCAGTGGAGTGAATATTGGGAGTTTAAAGAGTAAATAACCAACAGAATCAAAGAGCAGCAGCCCTGGACCAGGTCTTGGGCGTCAACTAGAGCAGCCTCCTTGCTAAATAGACTAGAAAGTAAGGCCGAGAGAATGAAGtaagtaaaaccagtgaaaaatcaatgaaattttTACCTTGGGTGCAAGTGCTTTGCCCCTAACCTTAGTGGTGATTTTCAGTTTATAAAGTGTTCTCATTGCCTTTATTTGTCATTCATTCTTTACCAAATGCTTATTACCACAAACTTTACCAGGCTCCAGGTGAATAGCACAGTCTGTGTCCTTGAGTTACTCATAAACCTAgactcattgtcatcaagtctgttctgactcatggtgaccccaggtgttacagagtagaactgctccatagggttttcttggttgtaatctttacagaagcagattgccagggctttcttctgtggtgccgctgggtgggttcaaactgccaacctttcgtttagtagttgagctcaaacctcttgcatcacccaaggacacTGAATTACTCATAGTCTGATCTTATCTGATATCCTCAATAATACCGAGAGGCAAGCAGGAATGATGCTATTGCCCCCACTTTGCATACGAGGAGACTGTGATTCAGAAGCTCTAGGAGATTTGCCCACTCACAGCTAGTAAACGGCAGAGCCAGAACTCAAGCCAGTCTGTCTGATGTCACATTGCTGCAGGTGAATATTAAATGTTGGCATTGTTTTTGTTCTTAGATAAAGCCATAACGAGTGCTGGGCTAAAGAAGATAGCAAATCCACATAAGAGTGACTTCAGAGTCCAAGAAGGCTGAGTGCAGAGAACAGGATTAGGGCAGATCCAGGACTCCTGCCAGCCTTCTATCTAGGGCACTCTTCTAAGTTCTAGGAATCGGTTGCCTGGGGAAACTTGAACTTTGCAAAAATGGTTCTTGGCACAACCTcaacaaggcaaggtcatggaagctccgtagacacttccaaactccctgaggggccgaattactaggctgagggctacgggggaccacggtcttgggaaacatctaactcaattggcttaacacattttataaataaaatgttctacattctactttggtgagtagcctctggggtcttaaaagcttctgagtggccatctaagatactccactggtcccaccccatctggagcaagggagaatgaagaaaaccaaagacataagagaaaaattagtccaaatgaccgatggaccacaagtactacagcctccaccagactgagtccagcacaactagatagtgccctgctaccaccaatgatcaccctgacagggaacataacagagaatccctgatggagcaggagaaaagtgagatgcagaactcaaattctagtaagaacgccagacttaatgatctgactgagactggaggaacttcagaggacatggccctggactctctgttagctcagaactaaaaccattcctgaagccaactctcca
This region includes:
- the DPT gene encoding dermatopontin gives rise to the protein MDLTLLWVLLPLVTVAWGQYGDYGYSYQQYHDYSDDGWVNLNRQGFSYQCPHGQVVVAVRSIFSKKEGSDRQWNYACMPTPQSLGEPSECWWEEINRAGMEWYQTCSNNGLVAGFQSRYFESVLDREWQFYCCRYRKRCPYSCWLTTEYPGHYGEEIDMVSYNYDYYIRGAATTFSAVERDRQWKFIMCRMTDYDCEFANV